A region from the Malus domestica chromosome 07, GDT2T_hap1 genome encodes:
- the LOC103438637 gene encoding subtilisin-like protease isoform X2, whose protein sequence is MGEHSQVQPSISPISLVRRHILLYLEKMLLAFTRLFRKQGSLDQKKVVGKIVVCVDDDPAVSRRIKKLVVADTKAKGLILIDEAEKGLPFDSGIFPFTEVGNTAGFQILEYINSTNLIYWLPEWPF, encoded by the exons ATGGGAGAACATTCACA GGTTCAGCCATCAATTTCTCCAATCTCACTCGTTCGAAGACATATCCTCTTGTATTTGGAAAAGATGCTACTGGCATTTACACGCCTGTTTCGGAAGCAAG GATCATTGgatcaaaagaaagtggttGGCAAAATAGTTGTTTGTGTTGATGATGACCCGGCTGTTTCACGGAGAATCAAGAAATTAGTTGTTGCTGATACTAAAGCCAAAGGGTTGATTTTGATTGACGAAGCTGAGAAAGGTTTACCTTTCGATTCGGGCATTTTCCCATTTACAGAAGTTGGCAATACTGCAGGGTTTCAGATTCTCGAGTACATAAATTCTACCAA CCTGATATATTGGCTACCGGAGTGGCCATTTTAG
- the LOC103438637 gene encoding subtilisin-like serine-protease S isoform X1, translated as MGEHSQVQPSISPISLVRRHILLYLEKMLLAFTRLFRKQGSLDQKKVVGKIVVCVDDDPAVSRRIKKLVVADTKAKGLILIDEAEKGLPFDSGIFPFTEVGNTAGFQILEYINSTKNLTATILPKVVVLHRLLHFFHPGVLHSLQKTFSNLIYWLPEWPF; from the exons ATGGGAGAACATTCACA GGTTCAGCCATCAATTTCTCCAATCTCACTCGTTCGAAGACATATCCTCTTGTATTTGGAAAAGATGCTACTGGCATTTACACGCCTGTTTCGGAAGCAAG GATCATTGgatcaaaagaaagtggttGGCAAAATAGTTGTTTGTGTTGATGATGACCCGGCTGTTTCACGGAGAATCAAGAAATTAGTTGTTGCTGATACTAAAGCCAAAGGGTTGATTTTGATTGACGAAGCTGAGAAAGGTTTACCTTTCGATTCGGGCATTTTCCCATTTACAGAAGTTGGCAATACTGCAGGGTTTCAGATTCTCGAGTACATAAATTCTACCAA AAACCTAACAGCAACGATTCTCCCAAAAGTTGTAGTCCTGCACCGGCTGTTGCATTTTTTTCATCCAGGGGTCCTGCACAGCTTACAGAAAACGTTCTCAAA CCTGATATATTGGCTACCGGAGTGGCCATTTTAG
- the LOC103410025 gene encoding uncharacterized protein isoform X1, protein MEKKQVGDLVSVTFTWRIEKFSRLRPQKHYSDSFAVGDFKWQIVVYPKGSSGNPGKHDLSIYLNVADATTLSSGWSRYAQFTLTVVNQLDSDKSITFVFIFHFSQDSVPSNYLSALGYGVGCSSSFSLTEMFCNPPLFDCTETKHVFSASKSDWGFTSFMPLSELSDCTKGFLVNDACVLEAEVAVSQVDYTSASEANETLFFTPIKPSENENERQGRSNVDAVQFPQVLDFLDSPSFEQKQTNADSLQAPISSKALTTSSSYQVLAFQEEPSSEQYCPEPNDSPVESPIVKEHELARSTPLGELMDFRGLGKIDKDYVPFLEEVCLLHPSLIECQRKRSRVFTEWAFTALGRLLHFLKTTKGKDMIEAPCEEHLQLLWEELGTFKFDLAWLEPHVQSALGMKKFVERERHVTKLRNNVDALDIEIKRLKAWLTVAEVEFVDAKTDMGEAEESFVAINMDSELGYGGWH, encoded by the exons atggagaaaaagcAAGTTGGGGATCTTGTATCTGTAACCTTCACATGGAGGATTGAAAAATTCTCAAGGTTGAGACCCCAGAAGCATTACTCTGATAGTTTCGCCGTCGGTGATTTTAAATG GCAGATCGTTGTATATCCAAAGGGAAGCAGTGGAAATCCCGGAAAGCACGACCTGTCGATATATTTGAATGTCGCAGATGCTACAACATTGTCATCTGGGTGGAGCAGATATGCCCAATTCACCTTGACCGTCGTCAATCAACTTGACAGTGATAAGTCCATAACATTTG tttttatttttcatttttcacaagACTCCGTACCAAGCAATTATCTATCGGCTTTAGGTTATGGCGTCGGTTGCAGTAGCAGTTTTTCTCTGACAGAAATGTTTTGTAATCCGCCGTTGTTTGATTGTACAGAAACTAAGCATGTGTTCAGCGCAAGTAAAAGTGATTGGGGCTTCACATCATTCATGCCTCTAAGTGAGCTTTCTGATTGCACCAAAGGGTTTCTTGTGAATGATGCATGTGTTCTGGAAGCCGAGGTTGCTGTAAGTCAGGTTGACTACACGAGTGCTTCTGAAGCCAATGAAACTTTGTTTTTTACACCTATAAAACCCTCAGAGAACGAAAATGAAAGGCAAGGACGTTCAAATGTGGACGCTGTGCAATTTCCACAGGTGCTTGATTTTCTGGATTCACCAAGTTTTgaacaaaagcaaacaaatgCTGATTCGTTGCAAGCTCCAATCTCTTCAAAAGCACTTACAACATCCAGTTCTTATCAAGTGCTTGCTTTCCAGGAAGAACCAAGCTCTGAACAATATTGCCCTGAGCCTAACGATAGCCCTGTTGAATCTCCCATAGTCAAGGAACATGAGCTAGCACGCTCCACCCCACTTGGTGAGCTCATGGATTTCCGGGGTTTGGGGAAAATAGACAAAGATTATGTTCCATTTCTAGAGGAAGTCTGTTTGTTGCATCCTTCTTTGATCGAGTGCCAAAGGAAGAGAAGTCGTGTGTTTACTGAATGGGCATTCACAGCTTTGGGTAGACTCCTGCACTTTTTGAAGACTACAAAGGGTAAGGATATGATCGAGGCTCCCTGTGAGGAGCACCTTCAACTTTTATGGGAGGAGCTCGGAACCTTCAAATTTGACTTGGCTTGGTTGGAGCCTCATGTTCAGTCTGCTTTGGGTATGAAGAAGTTTGTGGAAAGGGAACGACATGTAACGAAGCTGAGAAATAATGTGGATGCTTTGGATATTGAGATCAAGAGGTTGAAGGCTTGGCTAACTGTTGCGGAGGTAGAATTTGTGGACGCGAAAACAGACATGGGAGAGGCAGAAGAAAGCTTCGTTGCAATAAATATGGATAGTGAGCTCGGTTATGGCGGATGGCATTAG
- the LOC103410025 gene encoding uncharacterized protein isoform X2, with product MEKKQVGDLVSVTFTWRIEKFSRLRPQKHYSDSFAVGDFKWQIVVYPKGSSGNPGKHDLSIYLNVADATTLSSGWSRYAQFTLTVVNQLDSDKSITFETKHVFSASKSDWGFTSFMPLSELSDCTKGFLVNDACVLEAEVAVSQVDYTSASEANETLFFTPIKPSENENERQGRSNVDAVQFPQVLDFLDSPSFEQKQTNADSLQAPISSKALTTSSSYQVLAFQEEPSSEQYCPEPNDSPVESPIVKEHELARSTPLGELMDFRGLGKIDKDYVPFLEEVCLLHPSLIECQRKRSRVFTEWAFTALGRLLHFLKTTKGKDMIEAPCEEHLQLLWEELGTFKFDLAWLEPHVQSALGMKKFVERERHVTKLRNNVDALDIEIKRLKAWLTVAEVEFVDAKTDMGEAEESFVAINMDSELGYGGWH from the exons atggagaaaaagcAAGTTGGGGATCTTGTATCTGTAACCTTCACATGGAGGATTGAAAAATTCTCAAGGTTGAGACCCCAGAAGCATTACTCTGATAGTTTCGCCGTCGGTGATTTTAAATG GCAGATCGTTGTATATCCAAAGGGAAGCAGTGGAAATCCCGGAAAGCACGACCTGTCGATATATTTGAATGTCGCAGATGCTACAACATTGTCATCTGGGTGGAGCAGATATGCCCAATTCACCTTGACCGTCGTCAATCAACTTGACAGTGATAAGTCCATAACATTTG AAACTAAGCATGTGTTCAGCGCAAGTAAAAGTGATTGGGGCTTCACATCATTCATGCCTCTAAGTGAGCTTTCTGATTGCACCAAAGGGTTTCTTGTGAATGATGCATGTGTTCTGGAAGCCGAGGTTGCTGTAAGTCAGGTTGACTACACGAGTGCTTCTGAAGCCAATGAAACTTTGTTTTTTACACCTATAAAACCCTCAGAGAACGAAAATGAAAGGCAAGGACGTTCAAATGTGGACGCTGTGCAATTTCCACAGGTGCTTGATTTTCTGGATTCACCAAGTTTTgaacaaaagcaaacaaatgCTGATTCGTTGCAAGCTCCAATCTCTTCAAAAGCACTTACAACATCCAGTTCTTATCAAGTGCTTGCTTTCCAGGAAGAACCAAGCTCTGAACAATATTGCCCTGAGCCTAACGATAGCCCTGTTGAATCTCCCATAGTCAAGGAACATGAGCTAGCACGCTCCACCCCACTTGGTGAGCTCATGGATTTCCGGGGTTTGGGGAAAATAGACAAAGATTATGTTCCATTTCTAGAGGAAGTCTGTTTGTTGCATCCTTCTTTGATCGAGTGCCAAAGGAAGAGAAGTCGTGTGTTTACTGAATGGGCATTCACAGCTTTGGGTAGACTCCTGCACTTTTTGAAGACTACAAAGGGTAAGGATATGATCGAGGCTCCCTGTGAGGAGCACCTTCAACTTTTATGGGAGGAGCTCGGAACCTTCAAATTTGACTTGGCTTGGTTGGAGCCTCATGTTCAGTCTGCTTTGGGTATGAAGAAGTTTGTGGAAAGGGAACGACATGTAACGAAGCTGAGAAATAATGTGGATGCTTTGGATATTGAGATCAAGAGGTTGAAGGCTTGGCTAACTGTTGCGGAGGTAGAATTTGTGGACGCGAAAACAGACATGGGAGAGGCAGAAGAAAGCTTCGTTGCAATAAATATGGATAGTGAGCTCGGTTATGGCGGATGGCATTAG
- the LOC139197316 gene encoding uncharacterized protein, producing the protein MYNLKLDRFMGNESHEGAEKWLDHIEKTFQVMQSQGNLPANRWVETTTWFLGREPAAWWMNQTRYMSPEMAADWKVFKENFMKRFVPPEYIDRKKQEFTRLKQRNMSAHEYYRKFTDLSRYDPDTAGNQGEMLRRFKLGSKKKWRTFANALPCTDYHEYFEILVRMEDSDNLPDSEDDEDKNEGQKKNDKGKGISIPGPRQTQNFKKSGTSSSSSSGGYSFTGPRRGGGRFSGGPRFQGQRDSGGAGGSGAPWCRRCNFRHHGECRRGCGACFTCGKMGHWASQCPQGQQRPHQTTMPPPALVQQSFGSGGYGQPSRGGAYHYQGDAAPYAPGPYQYSQEPHSQAGYSQDFGGYSSYPSMPAGGSQWHQGGQPRQGEVTTGGVGSSRQPSQPGQGRNPQGRGNQGSRGRGG; encoded by the coding sequence ATGTACAACTTGAAGTTAGATCGTTTTATGGGTAATGAAAGTCATGAGGGGGCAGAGAAATGGCTAGATCATATTGAGAAGACCTtccaggtgatgcagagtcaggggaatctcCCTGCTAATAGGTGGGTGGAGACCACCACTTGGTTTTTGGGTCGAGAACCAGCAGCTTGGTGGATGAATCAGACTAGGTACATGTCACCTGAGATGGCAGCCGACTGGAAAGTGTTCAAAGAGAATTTTATGAAGAGATTCGTCCCTCCAGAGTATATTGATCGTAAGAAGCAAGAATTCACCAGGTTGAAACAGAGAAATATGTCGGCGCatgaatattatagaaagtttactgatttgtctcgttatgaccctgatacagctggtaatcagggagagatgcttcgacgttttaagttgggatctaagaagaagtggcgtacctttgccaatgcacttccctgcaccgattatcatgagtatttcgagattttGGTTAGGATGGAGGACTCTGACAATCTTCCTGACAGTGAGGATGACGAGGACAAGAATGAGGGTCAGAAGAAGAATGATAAAGGTAAGGGTATCTCCATTCCGGGACCTCGACAGACACAGAATTTTAAGAAGAGTGGAAcgagttcgagttcttctagtGGGGGATATAGTTTTACTGGCCCGAGGAGAGGAGGTGGAAGATTTTCTGGTGGACCCAGATTTCAGGGACAAAGGGATTCTGGTGGTGCAGGTGGTTCTGGCGCTCCGTGGTGCCGTCGTTGTAACTTTCGTCACCATGGTGAGTGTAGGAGAGGTTGTGGTGCTTGCTTTACTTGTGGGAAAATGGGACATTGGGCTTCTCAGTGTCCCCAGGGTCAGCAGAGACCACATCAGACCactatgccacctccagcgcTGGTCCAGCAGAGTTTTGGATCAGGCGGTTATGGCCAGCCGAGTCGTGGTGGTGCCTACCACTACCAGGGGGATGCTGCTCCGTATGCTCCCGGACCTTATCAGTATTCCCAGGAGCCTCATTCTCAGGCTGGGTATTCTCAGGATTTTGGAGGTTATTCATCTTATCCCTCTATGCCAGCTGGTGGATCGCAGTGGCATCAGGGAGGCCAGCCCCGTCAGGGGGAAGTTACTACTGGTGGTGTAGGATCATCCAGGCAGCCTAGTCAGCCAGGCCAGGGGCGTAATCCTCAGGGACGAGGTAATCAGGGCAGTAGAGGTCGAGGTGGATGA